From one Butyricimonas faecihominis genomic stretch:
- the rpmF gene encoding 50S ribosomal protein L32, producing MAHPKHRISKQRRNKRRTHDKATVPAIAKCSNCGAAVQYHTVCPECGYYRGKLAIEKAVVA from the coding sequence ATGGCACATCCTAAACACCGAATCTCTAAACAGAGAAGGAATAAAAGAAGAACTCACGATAAGGCAACAGTTCCTGCAATAGCAAAGTGTTCAAATTGTGGTGCTGCGGTACAGTATCATACTGTATGTCCGGAATGCGGGTATTACAGGGGTAAATTGGCTATTGAGAAAGCTGTTGTTGCATAA
- a CDS encoding 2-dehydro-3-deoxyphosphooctonate aldolase: MKTIYLFICIVGLLMSSCATSKKSVRKGEANVRHELLDARTFKITKFARDKTYGYSEDNPVKVGGGMEGPLNEQRFLNALAGPNGEKVTYKRQGSCCPFKTPNALFGDSGVLDMYEVIIEGSSEKIILYLNMYDSETLQVPVGFTLRK; the protein is encoded by the coding sequence ATGAAAACGATCTATTTATTTATCTGCATCGTGGGACTCTTGATGAGTTCTTGTGCGACTTCGAAAAAGAGTGTCCGGAAGGGGGAAGCAAACGTCCGGCACGAGCTTTTGGATGCGAGAACTTTTAAGATTACGAAATTCGCTCGTGACAAGACCTATGGCTACTCGGAGGACAATCCAGTCAAAGTGGGAGGTGGAATGGAGGGACCTCTGAACGAACAACGCTTTTTGAACGCGTTGGCGGGGCCTAACGGGGAGAAGGTCACGTATAAACGGCAGGGTAGTTGCTGCCCGTTCAAGACACCAAACGCTCTCTTCGGAGATAGTGGTGTACTGGATATGTACGAGGTAATTATCGAGGGTTCGTCGGAAAAGATTATTCTTTACCTGAATATGTATGACTCGGAAACCTTGCAAGTGCCGGTAGGGTTCACTTTGCGGAAATAG
- a CDS encoding polymer-forming cytoskeletal protein produces MRKSASQDTTEMSQTIVLNDSEIEGDIILPGNLCLFGKISGNVTAKGKVEVKLGAVVTGNIFCRELEIGGVVEGNVEACFLMIEENAVLKGDVQAGKLLVRAVKYDIKRLRLVRK; encoded by the coding sequence ATGAGAAAAAGTGCAAGTCAGGACACTACCGAAATGAGTCAGACAATTGTCTTGAATGATTCCGAGATAGAGGGAGATATTATCCTGCCCGGGAACTTGTGTTTATTTGGCAAAATTTCAGGTAATGTTACTGCAAAAGGTAAGGTGGAGGTGAAGTTGGGTGCGGTGGTGACTGGAAATATCTTTTGTCGGGAATTAGAGATAGGCGGGGTGGTAGAAGGGAACGTGGAGGCCTGTTTTTTGATGATTGAAGAAAATGCCGTTTTGAAAGGAGATGTGCAGGCTGGCAAACTGCTGGTGAGAGCCGTGAAGTATGATATAAAACGGTTACGTTTGGTAAGAAAATAA
- a CDS encoding M1 family metallopeptidase, with the protein MVCRVLAVISLLLSLVSCEKEQDKVEDGVSLELAKERKANIGGVTYKLYFSIPAEKSEAIMAESTIFFELFDLVPVILDFKEAKENILAVTSSDGRKIPYTFKNEHIIIQPEHLKKGRNELVIQFKAGESSLNRSDDMLYTLLVPDRCRTLMPCFDQPDIKARFKLTLKIPSRWRAVANGEPIRTEYFSDYKLYEFEETKPLSTYLFAFTVGRFSYVERYVGGRWIGIYHRETDTSKINASIPVIAREVSHALDWMENYTGIRYPFDVYNVVAIPDFQYGGMEHPGAVYYRASTMFLDRNADLSAWMKRSDVIAHETAHMWFGDYVTMRWFNDVWLKEVFAGFMSDKIMTQLYPDVNHRLNFFLNHYEPALRTDRTKGTHPILQELDNLKDAGTLYGDIIYHKAPIVMRMLEREISERRLQVGLQRYLRRWSYSNADWDELIKLLESTTGQDLQAWNEIWIKESGAPVIEFQKNGIVMTDESGKNRVWPQAVSVFWDYMGLKRTLIPLRDSLTPFRYGAAVVLPDGDVMGYGCFLPTDFSIRFLDDELGNLNDPLYRAVAWQALYEGVLHKKVKGEFFLKLCIKHLPQEKNNLVVNRTLSFLRIIYSTYLDEGSRQLIQDDLERFCINMVNNKAEGKNKKSYFNTLLSICSSPKSCSYLSSVLKGEQDLPEDVTINEQDKISIAFNLVLRDTSVYEDTKAYIMRTVKNKDLLDRFEYVYPSLSGDKQVRDSVFNALLVRENRVNEVWVEECLRWLNHPRRRMEAEGYVPKMLGALQEIQETGDIFFPGSWLSAGLSGHTSKNVYTMVNSFLEKHAELSAEFEIEDII; encoded by the coding sequence GTGGTGTGTCGTGTATTGGCAGTGATCTCATTGCTACTGAGTCTGGTTTCTTGTGAAAAGGAACAGGATAAGGTAGAAGATGGTGTTTCTTTGGAACTGGCCAAAGAACGTAAAGCGAATATAGGCGGCGTGACCTATAAATTGTATTTTTCTATTCCGGCGGAGAAGAGTGAGGCTATTATGGCCGAATCAACGATCTTTTTTGAATTGTTTGATCTGGTTCCGGTCATTTTGGACTTTAAAGAGGCAAAAGAGAATATTCTTGCTGTCACGTCTTCGGATGGGAGAAAAATCCCGTACACGTTTAAAAATGAACATATTATTATTCAACCGGAACACTTGAAAAAGGGACGGAACGAGCTGGTCATCCAATTTAAAGCGGGAGAGTCTTCTTTGAATCGAAGTGATGATATGCTATACACGTTGCTGGTTCCGGATCGATGCCGCACGTTGATGCCTTGTTTTGATCAGCCGGATATAAAGGCGAGGTTTAAATTGACATTGAAAATCCCTTCCCGGTGGAGGGCGGTGGCTAACGGGGAGCCGATTCGTACGGAGTATTTTAGTGACTATAAGTTGTACGAATTCGAGGAAACAAAACCGTTGAGTACTTATCTGTTTGCTTTTACCGTGGGGAGGTTCTCGTACGTGGAACGTTACGTGGGAGGACGATGGATCGGTATTTATCACCGGGAGACGGACACTTCGAAGATTAATGCCAGTATTCCGGTCATAGCCAGAGAGGTAAGTCATGCTTTGGATTGGATGGAAAACTACACGGGGATACGTTACCCGTTTGATGTATATAATGTCGTGGCGATTCCTGATTTTCAGTATGGCGGGATGGAGCATCCGGGCGCCGTGTATTACCGGGCGTCAACGATGTTTTTGGATCGGAATGCGGATTTGTCGGCATGGATGAAACGCAGTGATGTTATCGCTCACGAGACGGCTCACATGTGGTTTGGTGATTACGTCACGATGAGGTGGTTTAATGACGTGTGGTTGAAAGAGGTGTTTGCCGGTTTCATGTCGGATAAGATTATGACCCAGTTATACCCGGACGTGAATCATCGATTGAATTTCTTCTTGAATCATTACGAGCCGGCATTACGGACGGACCGGACGAAGGGAACGCACCCGATTTTGCAAGAGCTGGATAATTTGAAGGATGCGGGAACTTTGTACGGGGATATTATTTATCACAAGGCCCCGATCGTGATGCGCATGTTGGAACGGGAGATTTCCGAACGACGGTTGCAGGTCGGGTTACAAAGGTATCTTCGCAGGTGGTCCTATTCTAACGCGGATTGGGACGAGTTGATCAAGTTGCTGGAAAGTACAACGGGACAGGATTTGCAGGCTTGGAACGAGATATGGATCAAAGAGAGCGGGGCTCCCGTGATCGAGTTCCAGAAGAACGGGATCGTGATGACGGATGAGAGCGGGAAGAATCGGGTTTGGCCTCAGGCTGTATCTGTTTTTTGGGATTACATGGGGTTGAAGAGAACATTGATCCCGTTACGTGATTCACTGACTCCTTTCAGGTATGGAGCGGCTGTCGTGTTACCGGATGGGGACGTCATGGGATACGGTTGTTTCTTACCCACGGATTTTTCTATTCGTTTTCTTGATGATGAACTGGGAAATCTGAATGACCCGCTTTACAGGGCAGTTGCTTGGCAAGCTCTTTACGAAGGGGTTTTGCATAAAAAGGTGAAAGGGGAGTTTTTCCTGAAGTTATGTATCAAACATTTACCGCAAGAGAAGAACAATTTGGTTGTGAACCGGACGTTAAGTTTCTTGAGGATTATTTATTCAACTTATTTGGATGAGGGAAGTCGGCAGTTAATACAGGACGATTTAGAACGTTTTTGTATTAATATGGTGAATAATAAGGCCGAGGGGAAAAATAAAAAATCGTATTTTAACACGTTATTGTCGATTTGTTCTTCACCGAAGAGTTGTTCCTATTTGTCAAGCGTGTTAAAGGGTGAACAGGATTTACCGGAAGACGTAACAATCAATGAACAAGATAAAATTAGTATCGCATTTAATTTGGTGTTGCGGGATACGAGTGTTTATGAAGATACGAAGGCATATATCATGAGAACGGTTAAGAATAAGGACTTGCTGGATCGTTTTGAATATGTATACCCCTCTTTATCTGGTGATAAACAAGTGCGTGATAGCGTGTTTAACGCCTTACTTGTAAGAGAGAACCGGGTGAATGAAGTATGGGTGGAAGAGTGTTTGCGGTGGTTGAATCACCCGCGGAGGAGAATGGAGGCGGAGGGGTATGTGCCGAAAATGCTTGGGGCGTTGCAGGAGATTCAAGAAACGGGGGATATTTTCTTCCCCGGTTCTTGGTTAAGTGCCGGATTGTCCGGCCACACGAGCAAGAACGTGTACACGATGGTAAATTCTTTCTTGGAGAAACATGCTGAATTATCCGCAGAATTTGAAATTGAAGATATTATCTAA
- a CDS encoding polymer-forming cytoskeletal protein, translating to MGKEVQQQIALNLLSEGTQITGDLHASNDIRIDGELKGKIFTKGRLVIGQMAKVEGEVNSPNVDILGTMEGNIVSTGTVSLRAKSVFTGTIKAAYIAIESGAVFNGECHIQREVQQK from the coding sequence ATGGGAAAAGAAGTACAACAGCAAATAGCGTTAAATTTACTCAGTGAAGGAACCCAGATCACCGGGGATCTTCACGCTTCAAATGACATTCGTATTGACGGGGAACTTAAAGGAAAGATTTTCACGAAAGGACGTCTGGTTATCGGGCAGATGGCCAAGGTGGAGGGAGAGGTGAATTCTCCGAATGTTGATATTTTAGGAACCATGGAAGGGAATATCGTGTCGACGGGGACTGTTTCCTTGAGGGCAAAGTCGGTATTCACGGGAACGATCAAAGCTGCTTATATCGCGATCGAGTCCGGAGCGGTTTTTAATGGCGAGTGCCATATCCAACGAGAAGTTCAACAAAAATAA
- a CDS encoding M16 family metallopeptidase, with protein sequence MRTILRQIILGIFLSVAVSSVVSAQQLNMGDILPQDTNVRVGKLDNGMGYYLRHNAKSTGLADFYIVYDVGSVQEEDSQNGLAHFLEHMMFNGTKHFPDDSMILWLESIGMQFGTNLNAATGMEMTYYQLTQVPLKRESIVDSMLLILHDWSGYLALEDKKIDKERGVIIEELRQRNNAQFRVGNKAAIPVFGDTRYAHRNMLGTEEFLRTFDSQMLRDFYKCWYRPDLQAVVIVGDFDVNEMEAKLKKVMADIPVAQNPKAKEVIRIPDNVAPVVTVITDPEQQTCNANFYIRRAAVPKELNNRVGATYMNMMINIAAAMMNTRFGELAQQEGCPFASAHLQNVPLTNTCDALELQVVARGDAIAEAFTSAYGELERVRRFGFTEEELEQVRTGILRGGKYAYETAGDRENGMLVWECINHYVKNTPLMSPQHKWAVTQLMLMKQVTLQEVNELVRQLISLANNVLVISAPEKAKRVLPETEILENFFSWVRTVEMEPYQTEKIDRPLLSEEIISGRIIKTKKGKYGSTVWMLENGIRVVVLPTTDSPYQIVMNGQASGGLSMIPTEDYYSVSMLAQVVSASGVGDFTAEQLRKVLGSKVVNIQPTINRFSTDINGSAAKGDVETMLQLTYLYFTRPNFDRGRLDMIIEANRINLENSVNSPDFVMTQMVNKITYGDQQRTRIPDEQILAGIDCGKISSWYRNLFTDAAGNYTFYFVGDIDMETFKPLVEKYIGGLPAGKQQLGWKDDGVRVLPGVKEERQEIRMETARSMVSIGYSGGMDYTQQNMMTMGMLSACLQSRYNQIIREEKGGSYGVSVNGTLSRQPIGTYDLKVTFQTNPDMVEELVRVVKDELFQIADKGPDPEDLNKHLEYWRKMETQNARNVQTRLILLQTYYTWGEDWDVDYNKLLNSITVEKVQELARKIMADGNLKEVVVNPTTMVTR encoded by the coding sequence ATGAGAACAATATTACGACAAATTATCTTGGGGATATTCTTGTCGGTGGCGGTAAGTAGTGTTGTTTCTGCCCAACAATTGAATATGGGGGATATACTCCCTCAAGATACAAATGTGAGGGTTGGAAAACTTGATAATGGGATGGGGTATTATTTGAGGCATAATGCCAAGTCGACGGGATTGGCGGATTTCTACATCGTGTATGATGTGGGATCAGTTCAAGAAGAGGATTCACAAAATGGATTAGCGCATTTCTTGGAACACATGATGTTTAACGGGACAAAGCATTTTCCGGATGATAGTATGATCCTCTGGTTGGAGAGTATCGGGATGCAGTTCGGGACGAACTTGAATGCTGCCACGGGGATGGAAATGACGTATTACCAGTTGACGCAAGTTCCGCTTAAGCGGGAAAGTATCGTGGACTCGATGTTGTTGATCTTACACGACTGGTCTGGGTATTTGGCTTTGGAAGATAAGAAGATTGACAAGGAACGGGGGGTGATTATAGAGGAGTTACGGCAACGGAATAATGCCCAATTCCGGGTGGGTAATAAGGCGGCTATTCCCGTTTTTGGAGATACTCGTTATGCACACCGGAATATGCTCGGTACGGAAGAGTTCCTGCGTACGTTTGATTCTCAGATGCTTCGAGATTTTTACAAGTGCTGGTATCGTCCGGATTTACAGGCCGTGGTAATTGTCGGTGATTTCGACGTGAACGAGATGGAGGCGAAGTTGAAGAAAGTAATGGCGGATATTCCTGTCGCTCAGAATCCGAAGGCAAAGGAGGTGATTCGGATTCCGGATAACGTGGCTCCTGTTGTGACGGTGATCACAGATCCGGAACAACAGACGTGTAATGCAAATTTTTATATTAGGCGAGCGGCTGTTCCAAAGGAATTGAATAACCGGGTCGGGGCGACTTACATGAACATGATGATCAATATTGCCGCAGCCATGATGAACACTCGTTTTGGGGAGCTGGCGCAACAGGAGGGATGTCCGTTCGCATCTGCCCATTTGCAGAATGTTCCGCTGACGAATACTTGTGACGCGTTGGAATTGCAGGTTGTGGCTCGCGGAGATGCTATTGCGGAGGCTTTCACCTCAGCGTATGGAGAGTTGGAGCGAGTGCGACGTTTCGGGTTCACGGAGGAGGAATTGGAGCAGGTTCGCACGGGAATCTTGAGAGGTGGAAAGTATGCGTACGAGACTGCTGGGGATCGGGAGAACGGGATGCTAGTGTGGGAATGTATCAATCATTACGTGAAGAATACACCCTTGATGTCTCCGCAACACAAGTGGGCGGTTACGCAATTGATGTTGATGAAACAGGTGACATTGCAGGAGGTTAACGAGTTGGTACGACAACTAATCTCGCTTGCGAATAACGTGTTGGTTATTTCCGCCCCGGAAAAGGCGAAGAGGGTTTTACCCGAAACGGAGATTCTGGAAAATTTCTTCTCATGGGTTCGGACGGTTGAGATGGAACCTTACCAGACCGAAAAAATTGATCGGCCCCTCTTGTCTGAAGAGATTATTTCTGGTCGTATTATAAAAACCAAGAAAGGGAAATATGGTTCGACCGTGTGGATGTTGGAGAATGGTATCCGGGTTGTAGTGTTACCAACCACGGATAGTCCGTACCAGATCGTTATGAACGGTCAGGCGAGTGGGGGGCTTTCCATGATTCCCACTGAGGATTATTATTCGGTTTCGATGCTCGCACAGGTGGTGAGTGCTTCGGGAGTAGGGGATTTCACTGCAGAGCAGTTACGAAAGGTGTTGGGTAGTAAGGTTGTTAACATACAACCTACGATTAATCGTTTTTCGACAGATATAAACGGAAGTGCCGCGAAAGGAGACGTGGAGACCATGTTACAATTGACGTATCTGTATTTTACACGTCCTAATTTTGATCGGGGGCGTTTGGATATGATAATCGAGGCGAACCGGATAAATTTGGAAAATTCAGTAAACTCTCCGGATTTTGTCATGACACAAATGGTGAATAAGATCACGTATGGTGACCAACAGCGAACACGAATTCCTGATGAACAGATCTTGGCAGGTATTGATTGTGGTAAAATTAGCTCTTGGTATCGTAATTTGTTTACTGATGCGGCAGGTAATTATACTTTTTATTTTGTCGGGGATATTGACATGGAAACTTTCAAGCCTCTGGTGGAAAAATATATTGGAGGACTTCCTGCCGGGAAGCAACAATTGGGATGGAAGGATGACGGGGTGAGGGTGTTGCCCGGAGTGAAAGAGGAAAGGCAAGAAATACGTATGGAAACTGCCAGAAGTATGGTTAGTATTGGTTACTCGGGCGGGATGGACTACACGCAACAGAATATGATGACGATGGGAATGCTTTCCGCTTGTCTTCAATCACGCTATAATCAAATTATTCGAGAGGAAAAAGGTGGAAGTTACGGGGTTTCCGTGAATGGAACTCTCTCCAGACAACCGATCGGTACGTATGATCTGAAGGTAACTTTCCAGACGAACCCGGACATGGTGGAAGAGCTGGTTCGGGTGGTAAAAGACGAGCTTTTTCAGATTGCCGACAAAGGGCCTGATCCTGAAGATTTAAACAAGCATCTGGAATATTGGCGAAAGATGGAAACTCAAAATGCAAGGAATGTTCAGACTCGTTTGATTTTATTACAGACGTATTACACGTGGGGTGAGGATTGGGATGTTGATTACAATAAATTGTTGAATTCGATCACAGTGGAAAAAGTGCAGGAGCTTGCCCGGAAAATCATGGCTGATGGGAATTTGAAGGAGGTGGTGGTAAATCCGACGACGATGGTTACTCGATGA
- a CDS encoding thioredoxin fold domain-containing protein, translating to MKRCMLLNVLLWVLGVSAFAQTQGIAFETSRSWKKVVEKAREEGKLIFVDCYADWCGPCKQLASQVFTQKGVGEFFNRHFVNVQFNVEKDADGKANVAKWGVASLPTLVFIDPKTEQVIGKLVGAGDAAWLVEGAKALLDPAKRLDALVARYNAGEREPAFLLEFIKALGGAGMNAEVQQVVKEWLDGLSLDQLATPQMWPIIMQFENDPLSKTLLMVRDHLDRFYAIPLENQQAMVDATLMGAMVQTAMEFSTNPNLGIYEQERFNAFVDYLDQAKEGPGKTMAAVWLNTSQLARQGDWKRMLEAMREVERENIFPPQLYGPYFSFFMQALTQMKEQKAAVEAGLKWLDELIMKAAGEDIVSYQTRAMMNAGKAALWQALGKSAEMKKAQKEMEKYVNLLKEGTAANVPNPTVQSQVQTPASLGKEVVLSYEFRQGAPVVKVVINGHTYYFLFDTCAGITCVSDKLVNTEKLVYRQTGQSMQGMDGQVVMAEIPELSLGELMVKDKQAAVMSEHNPIFVHLGVDGTIGANIINDYVVTIDSRNKTITFAGRADASITRWNKLELWNHVPLLSIKVQGKGEIHDVPALFDTGNGTGAIGLPSVEGFEQWTQAGIIGDVEEGVGFIGTMVGGMVKTDKLYRGRMTGLHLGDAVFEKMPIITGGVGYLLLCFRTTDLGVFTLDYPNGRYHFEPYADASVWEGDSRPVMTGAENGVLKIAAVWGKEARKKLAPQWTVIALDGKPLENVTLETPNIDELIRQHGAKIVTVRDTEGKEHVLPVRIFLS from the coding sequence ATGAAGAGATGTATGTTATTAAATGTCTTGCTTTGGGTTTTAGGTGTAAGTGCCTTTGCCCAAACGCAAGGCATTGCGTTTGAAACCTCCAGATCGTGGAAGAAGGTTGTGGAAAAGGCTCGGGAGGAGGGGAAATTGATCTTTGTGGATTGTTATGCCGATTGGTGCGGTCCGTGTAAGCAACTGGCTTCGCAGGTGTTCACGCAAAAAGGCGTGGGTGAGTTTTTTAACCGCCATTTTGTTAATGTGCAGTTTAATGTAGAGAAAGATGCCGATGGTAAGGCGAATGTCGCAAAATGGGGTGTAGCTTCCTTGCCGACATTGGTGTTTATTGATCCGAAGACGGAACAGGTTATTGGAAAGCTTGTCGGGGCGGGCGATGCTGCTTGGCTTGTGGAGGGAGCAAAAGCCCTATTGGATCCTGCTAAACGATTAGATGCTTTGGTAGCCCGGTATAATGCGGGGGAGCGGGAGCCGGCATTTCTTTTGGAGTTTATTAAGGCTCTGGGGGGTGCGGGGATGAATGCCGAGGTGCAGCAAGTGGTGAAAGAGTGGCTTGACGGGTTATCACTCGATCAATTGGCGACACCGCAGATGTGGCCGATCATCATGCAATTTGAAAATGATCCGTTGTCGAAAACATTACTGATGGTACGGGATCATCTTGATCGTTTTTACGCTATTCCTTTGGAGAACCAGCAGGCGATGGTAGATGCCACGTTGATGGGGGCGATGGTGCAAACGGCAATGGAGTTTTCCACAAATCCTAATCTTGGCATTTATGAACAGGAGCGGTTTAATGCTTTTGTCGATTATCTGGATCAGGCAAAAGAGGGGCCAGGAAAAACGATGGCTGCCGTATGGCTGAACACGTCACAACTTGCCCGACAAGGGGATTGGAAACGGATGTTAGAGGCGATGCGGGAGGTGGAGAGAGAAAATATTTTCCCACCTCAGTTGTATGGGCCGTATTTCTCGTTTTTCATGCAGGCTCTGACGCAGATGAAAGAACAAAAGGCGGCTGTTGAGGCCGGTTTGAAGTGGTTGGACGAGTTGATTATGAAAGCTGCAGGAGAGGATATTGTTTCCTACCAGACACGTGCCATGATGAATGCGGGAAAGGCTGCCCTGTGGCAGGCTTTGGGGAAATCTGCCGAAATGAAGAAGGCGCAGAAGGAGATGGAGAAGTATGTCAATTTGTTGAAAGAGGGTACTGCAGCGAATGTGCCGAACCCGACGGTGCAGAGTCAGGTGCAGACCCCTGCTTCGTTGGGTAAAGAGGTCGTGTTAAGCTACGAGTTTCGCCAAGGGGCGCCCGTGGTGAAGGTAGTGATTAACGGGCATACTTATTATTTCTTGTTTGATACTTGTGCGGGAATTACTTGCGTGTCAGATAAGCTGGTAAATACGGAGAAATTGGTCTACCGGCAAACCGGACAATCCATGCAGGGTATGGATGGACAGGTAGTCATGGCGGAGATTCCCGAGTTGTCGCTGGGGGAACTTATGGTGAAGGATAAGCAAGCGGCAGTGATGAGTGAGCATAACCCGATTTTTGTGCATCTTGGAGTGGACGGAACGATCGGGGCGAATATCATCAATGACTATGTGGTGACGATCGACTCGAGAAACAAGACAATCACGTTCGCAGGACGGGCGGATGCTTCTATCACACGATGGAATAAACTGGAACTTTGGAATCATGTCCCGTTGCTTTCCATCAAGGTGCAAGGAAAAGGCGAAATTCACGATGTACCGGCATTGTTTGACACGGGTAACGGAACGGGAGCCATCGGATTGCCCTCGGTGGAGGGATTCGAGCAATGGACGCAAGCGGGGATTATCGGTGACGTGGAGGAAGGAGTTGGTTTTATCGGTACAATGGTGGGCGGCATGGTGAAAACGGATAAACTTTACCGGGGACGAATGACCGGACTTCATCTGGGTGATGCTGTTTTCGAAAAAATGCCGATCATTACCGGAGGTGTCGGATATCTGTTGCTTTGTTTCAGAACAACGGATTTAGGGGTATTTACCTTGGATTATCCTAACGGACGATATCACTTTGAACCTTACGCGGATGCAAGCGTGTGGGAAGGCGACAGCCGCCCCGTGATGACGGGAGCAGAAAATGGGGTATTGAAAATCGCTGCCGTGTGGGGAAAAGAGGCACGTAAGAAACTGGCTCCGCAATGGACGGTGATCGCCTTGGACGGTAAGCCGTTGGAAAACGTGACATTGGAAACTCCCAATATCGATGAACTGATCCGCCAGCATGGGGCTAAAATCGTGACGGTGCGGGATACGGAGGGGAAGGAACATGTATTACCTGTAAGGATATTCTTGTCATGA
- a CDS encoding YceD family protein produces MDRLKEYKIAHRGLGEGVHTFEFVMDDGFFDCFDATKGTKGKVNARVNIVKSSLLMEVRMTIEGTVEAICDRCLEEMELPISGELNLYAKYGERVEGNDDDFIILAQDDDYLDLSEPLYEVYMLNYPLRVVHPEGKCNEEMEHVLEELTMEEENDKIDPRWDELRKLINNN; encoded by the coding sequence GTGGACAGATTGAAAGAATATAAGATAGCCCACAGAGGGTTAGGGGAAGGCGTTCACACTTTCGAGTTTGTCATGGATGACGGTTTTTTTGATTGTTTTGACGCGACAAAAGGTACGAAAGGGAAAGTAAACGCGAGAGTAAATATCGTGAAGTCATCCTTGCTAATGGAGGTTCGGATGACGATCGAAGGGACGGTGGAAGCAATTTGCGATCGCTGTCTGGAGGAAATGGAGTTACCGATTAGCGGGGAATTGAACTTGTATGCGAAGTACGGGGAGAGGGTGGAAGGAAATGATGATGATTTTATTATCTTGGCTCAAGATGATGATTATCTGGATTTAAGTGAACCGCTATATGAGGTGTATATGCTGAATTACCCGCTTCGCGTGGTTCACCCGGAGGGAAAGTGTAACGAGGAGATGGAGCATGTACTGGAAGAGTTGACAATGGAAGAAGAGAATGATAAGATTGATCCCCGCTGGGATGAATTGAGGAAATTAATTAATAATAACTAA
- a CDS encoding beta-ketoacyl-ACP synthase III encodes MERPRAVITGVGAYYPDYILTNEELSRMVDTTDEWIMTRIGIKERRILRDADKGSAYLGARAVEDLFRKTGLKPEEVDLLICCTVTADMDFPANGNVISDMVGIKNAFSFDLNAGCSGFLYGLITATQYVESGRYKKVIVVGAEKMSAITDYTDRATCPIFGDAAAAVLLEPTTEDLGVIDHILRSDGMGRVHLHMKAGGSLKPPTIDTVLAREHYIYQEGQPVFKHAVSNMADVSVEVMERNNLSSEDVAWLVPHQANLRIIKATGERMGLPKEKVMVNIQKYGNTTSATIPLCLYEWEDQLKKGDNLILAAFGAGFTWGAIYLKWGYTKVKS; translated from the coding sequence ATGGAAAGGCCAAGAGCGGTAATCACAGGGGTAGGAGCGTATTATCCCGACTATATTCTAACGAACGAGGAGTTGAGCCGGATGGTTGATACCACTGACGAATGGATCATGACTCGGATCGGTATAAAAGAGAGACGTATTTTACGGGATGCCGATAAAGGCAGTGCTTACCTCGGGGCCAGAGCGGTGGAGGATTTGTTTCGTAAAACAGGTTTGAAACCGGAAGAAGTTGATTTATTGATTTGCTGTACGGTTACGGCCGACATGGACTTCCCCGCTAACGGAAACGTGATTTCCGATATGGTGGGAATAAAGAATGCTTTTAGTTTTGATCTTAATGCCGGATGTTCCGGTTTCTTATATGGCTTGATCACGGCAACACAGTACGTGGAGAGCGGACGCTATAAAAAAGTGATTGTCGTGGGTGCTGAAAAGATGTCTGCGATCACGGATTACACGGATCGGGCAACTTGTCCTATTTTCGGAGATGCGGCAGCAGCCGTGTTGTTGGAGCCGACCACGGAAGATTTGGGGGTAATTGACCATATATTGCGTTCGGATGGAATGGGACGTGTTCACTTGCACATGAAGGCGGGTGGTTCCTTGAAACCGCCCACCATTGACACGGTTCTAGCCCGGGAACATTATATTTACCAAGAGGGACAACCCGTGTTTAAACATGCCGTGTCGAATATGGCCGACGTGTCGGTGGAAGTGATGGAACGCAATAATTTGTCCTCGGAGGACGTGGCTTGGCTGGTACCTCATCAGGCAAACCTGCGTATTATCAAGGCAACCGGGGAGCGGATGGGACTACCCAAAGAGAAGGTTATGGTTAATATCCAAAAATACGGTAACACGACTTCGGCAACAATTCCGTTGTGTCTGTACGAGTGGGAAGATCAGTTGAAGAAGGGGGATAACTTGATCCTTGCGGCTTTTGGTGCCGGGTTCACGTGGGGAGCGATTTATTTGAAGTGGGGATATACGAAAGTTAAAAGCTAA